The DNA region CTCGGGTTGCTCTTGTGTGGGTCGAGGCCACCTGCCACCGTCCACCTCGACTCTGAGACTGCACAGGCCTGAGGGACCTGGGGGTGGGACCAGCGTCTCTGCTCCATGGAGCCCAGGTCCCCTGGGCCTGCTCCTGTTCTGAAGGCAGCTCTTCCCAGCTCCCCTCCAGGAGGCCTTCCCCAGGTTCCAGGTGTGTCCAAAGGACAGAGCTCACCTCCCCTTTACCTGAACAGAAGAGGAGCCATCTGCTGCTCAACCCTCCATCATCACCACTCCCAGGAGACCCACAGGAACCTGGGCCTCAGGGACCCCGGGGTCCCCCTGTGACATGTACCTGGACCAGCACCGCAGGATGGGCCTCTGTCACACACACGAGGGACAGGCCAGCGGGCTCTGGGATGGTTCCTTGAGGTCAAGGTTGGCACACAGCTCAGGGGACAGGAGCCCTGGGGTCTCAGACCCAGGCAGCGGGcatccaggcccaggccctgcccaggaGCCTCTGTGGGTCTCCACACTAaggtgggagggggagagagcCCACAGGTGAGGCTCACCTGAGGGTGCTGCTGTGTCAGCCTGGGTCTGCTCTGGCCACATCCTCCCTGGGGACAGTCGGAATCCCCTGGGGAGGGTCACTGACTCCTGCAGGTCCAGGTGAGGTGCCCAGTGGCTGGAAGAGGGTAGATGACAAGGCCACTCTGCCCCAGGGGTGCAGGATCAGGTCCCCATTAGCCCAAGGGAGGCAAGGGAGCAGCAGAggagtggggacagggaggagaggagaggaggagaggggcagggaggctagggaggagggaaggcagcagggggtggggagggaggggaggggaggggaggggcggggagtgagggaggagaggggagggagggaggggacagaggagaggggaggggggagggaggggaggggaggggaggggcggggagtgagggaggagaggggagggagggaggggacagaggagaggggaggggggagggaggggagggacacaggggagggagggaggggagggaggggacagaggagaggggaggggagggaggggagggggatgaagGCTGGTCACTGAGGCCCAGTTTCTCATAGGGGGTGGGTGGGATAAGGGACAGTCACACCCAGGCCCTTCTGAGAATACCTGGTTGAAAAACTGACAGGAAAATTTAAATACAGGCAAATCCCAGACCAAACACTCAGTCTGAGTCAGAAGGTGACCTTTTTACTGAATGACAGTGCATTCTGCCATGAGCTGACCCCTCTGCTCTCACAGGGAGGGACATGAGGCCACAACTGAATGAAGGCACAGCAACTTGGCACAGAACTCAGGCCACTAGTCACAGCCCTGCCCAGTAGCTCAGGTCAGAGCCCCAGGATCAAGAAGGGACTTCAGAGTTGGGGAACAGGACACGGAGGAGGCAGGACACCCACAGAGGAGGGCTCCAGGgagacggggtgggggtgggggggtgctgtGCCTGAGAACAAGAAAGAAGAGCGCACACAGAACCTGCTCAGCAGAGAGCCCACACTAGACcaggagcccccaggtcctgccctGGCCCCTGTGTCCCTCTGTCCCCCACACGAGCTCCAGCTGGCTCACAGCCAGGTGCTCAGGGTCTGCTGCTCTGCGCCCACCTGCAGCAGGAACCTGCACCTTCCCCAGAGCACCTCCAGGGCTGGGAGACGACTGCCCAGCAAGGACCAGAACCTGTGCCCAGGACGGGCTGAGGGAGCCCCGGGGAGGCCCTGGGAAGAGGACCAGCCCCGGGTCACCCTCACCTGGAAGGGGCCGGCTCAGGAGGGCACAGGGAGTTTGCTGCTGCGTCCTGGCCCTGGAGGGACGAGGACAGGTCAGGCAGACAGCAGAAGGGGTGAGAGGGCAGCACTGCTGTCTGAGCCGCCTGCAGGGAGCCCAGGCCACCCCACCCAGTCCTGGGGACAAGAGCCAGGCTCTGGGAGGGCAGTTCCCCTTCCTGTGGGCAGCTGATGTGACAGCCCACACAGGCAGAACCCGGCCTCCAAGTGGCCACAccctgtgtgtgtctgtcctCCAGCTCTGTGACCTCCTCCATCTGGACCCTGGGACCACGGGAGGACACACCATGACCCCCACCCTCACGGCCCTGCTCTGCCTGGGTGAGATgtgaaggagggaggggacaccCTGTTCTGGGGGGACCCTGCCCACAGCCAGGCCCTGGCCATCAGGagacccagggcccaggaggctgtggggggacAGGGCCTGCTCAGGCCTCAGGGCCTCCCCTCTCACAGGAACTCTCTTCCAGGGCTGACTCTGGGCCCCGGGACCCGAGGGCAGGCAGGTGAGTGTCCCCAGCTGTCCAGGTCCTCCTCCTGGGGACCAGGAGCCACCCTGGGCAGTGGGTGGAGAACAGAGTTGGGGACTGAGGCTGGGAGCCTGGAGGGGGCTGGGCTGAGGGCTGGGATCTGAGGGGCTGTGCTGGGACCCACCTCTGATTCCCTTGCAGGTACCCTCCCCAAGCCCACCCTGTGGGCTGAGCCAGGCTCTGTGATTGCCCGGGGAAGGTCAGTGACCATCTGGTGTGAGGGGCCCCTGGAGGCCCAGGAGTTCCGTCTGGATAAAGAGGGATTCTCAGTGCCCTGGGACAGACAGAGACCACTGGAGCCCGGGAACATGACCAAGTTCTCCATCCCGTCCATGACTGAGTACCATGCAGGGAGATATCAATGCCTCTATCTCAGCCCTGCTGGGTGGTCAGAGCCCAGTGACCCCCTGGAGCTGGTGGTGACAGGTGAGAGGACACTCAGGGGTCCCAGCCCCAGACTCTGCCCTCAGGGAGGGGGTCTGCTCCCAGGGGTCCCTCTCACAGCCCAGCTGGGGGTGGTGTGGGAGGAGGGAGCCATGAACACCTGCCTCCTTCTCTCTAGGATCCTACAGCAAACCCAGGctctcagccctgcccagccctgtggTGACCTCAGGAGGGAAGGTGACCCTCCAGTGTGGCTCAGGGCAGGGATATGACAGGTTTGTTCTCACCAAGGAAGGAGGACACCACCTCACCTGGACCCTGGACTCACAGCGACACCCCAGTGGGCAGGTCCAGGCCCTGTTCCCTGTGGGCCCCGTGACCCCCAGCCACAGGTGGACATTCACATGCTACGGCTATTACAGGAGCAAACCCCAGGTGTGGTCAGTGCCCAGTGACACCCTGGAGCTCCTGGTCTCAGGTGAGGAAGCACCATCTTCCCCTGACACAGTTGGGGACATAAAGCAGGGACTTCGGGGCCTTTTCCTCAGGATGGCCCCaggtgagagaaaggggagagaatcAGGGACTCCTGACCAGAGACCCAGGTGTGACAGGGTGACCTGCAGGCAGGACAGGGGAGGCAGGGGGTTGGCAGGATCCAGCCCTCAGCCcaggctcctcttcctccaggggtgtccaggaagccctccctccTGACCCAGCAGGGCCCTGTCCTGGCCCCTGGAGAGACCCTGACCCTCCAGTGTCACTCAGACGTCACCTATGACAGATTCACTCTGTCCAAGGAGGGGGCACAGGACCTCCCCCAGCGCCCAGCCCAGcagccccaggctgggctctCTCAGGCCGACTTCCTGCTGGGCCCTGTGAGCAGCTCCTACGGGGGTCGGTATAGGTGCTACAGTGGACACAGCCTCTCCTCTGAGTGGTCAGCCCCCAGTGACCCCCTGGACATCCTGGTCTCAGGTGAGGAGCCCAGGGGTGCAGTCAGGGACCCAGCCTCTGCACAGCCCTGTTGGGGAGCCCCAGGAGGTGATGGCCAGGGTGATGTGGGGTctcaggagggagagagacagggaggggcagagaggacaGAGACAGGGGACACAGGGACAGGAAGGATCAGAGACAATGAGACAGACAGAGAGCACAGGGTCCTCAGAGAGAGGCCCTGGGGAGGTCTCAGCTCAGAACAAGCTGGGGCCACCTtcaccctccttcctctctccaggaCAGCTCCCTGTCACACCCTCCCTCTCAGTGCAGCCTGGTCCCACAGTGTCCTCAGGGGAGAATGTGACCCTGCTGTGTCAGTCACAGATCAAGATGGACACTTTCCTCCTGTGCAAGGAGGGGGCAGCTGATCCCCCCCTGCGTCTGAGAGCAGAGTACCGAGCCCCATGGTACCAGGCAGAGTTCTCCATGAGAGCTGTGACCCCAGCCCTCGGGGGGACCTACAGGTGCTATGGCTCTCACAGCTCATACCCCTACCTGCTGTCATGGCCCAGTGCCCCCCTGGACCTGGTGGTCTCAGGTGAGTGACCCTGACCCCATCCTCTGTGAGCTCAAGGATtcccccagggccctgcccaggACAGCTCTGGGTGGGATGGGAGTGAGGGGCCTAGGGAGGGTCGGACTATGGGACTCACCCCTCAGAGAGGAGGGGCCAACGGGGTCCTCCAGCCTGTGCACCCACCCACCACTGGAATCAGGAAGGTGCAGGTGGGCACAGGATGGTgctggggaggccaggcaggTGTAGGAGGATGGGCAGAGACAGTCCCCAGGGGCGGCCTGCACCCCTCACCCTCCTGTTCTCCTCATTCCCAGGACCCTCTGGGGGACCCAGCCCCCCACCCTCAAGACCCAGGTCACCAGCTGGTGAGTCTCAGGGGCCTCTGTGCAGACAGTGTCCTGAATTCTTGGGCAACCAATAATCACTCTGAGATACAAAGTCCAGATACAAACTCAGCTAAGCTATGTCCAGCGCGCTGCAGAGAATGGTCAGGGGTCTCAGGCCCTGGGGCTCAGGGCTCGGAGGCATGAGGGGGAGGTCCAGGCAGAGGTGACTCTGGGCCCAGCCTGGGGAGCAGCAGCCAGCTGAAGTGGAGGGCAGTCAGCCCAGccctcacctcccacccaccccaggagGCCCTGAGGACCAGCCCCTCACCCCCTCGGACCCAGGACCCCAGAGTGGTGAGTGAGGGGCTCTGGTGGGAGGTGGGGTCCAGGGCAGGGCTGAGCTGAGGGGGAGCAGCCCCCTCTGGAGATGCTGACGGGGACCAGCCcctcccctctgggcctcagtttctcccagggcagaggagaggcCTGGCCCTGACCTTCAGTGCCTCTCAGGGCTGACCTTGGCTGTGCCCTGCTGGGAGAGGGGCCTCCAGGAAAGCCTCCAGGACCTGCATCTGCAGGGCTCTGTCCCCTCTGTGCAGTGACAGTGACACTGAGCAGAGGAGGGCTCAGGGCCATCGGGGTGTCAGGCTCTTTCCCTCCAGCTCAGGGCTGAGCTCTGGTGGAGAGGAGGAGACTGGGAGTCAGACTCCCCCAGTTCAGGCCCCGCtctgctgcttcctgctggggacctgggtgagcctcagtgtcctcatacCTTGGTGGGTGGATGGGGTGCTGGTGCCTGTCACATGATTGACAGTTGCAAGTGTCATGCTGTTGCTCTGGGCTCAGCTGAACTTTGCTGCAACGTGACTCAGACACAGTCCTGACCTCCCAGAGCACAGAGAGGGTGAAGGAACAGGGAGAGGAGCAGAGGGGACCCTGGGGACCAGGAAGGGCTCAGAGGGGCTCAGAGAGTCCTGTGGTGAGAATGAGGCGAGGAGGTGGGTCCCAGGCAGGACGGGGCTCCTCAGGTCACAGGTCTCCTCCTCTACTTGGTTCTCAGGAGCCACTGAGACCATCAGCCCAGCGCAGAGCAGCTCATACTCCAGCTCAGGGGAGTCGGGAGGATTCTCAGCTCTGGGACTAGACTCTGAGGGTCACGTCCTGGCCAGGGGAGGTGGCTGCCCTGGTTGGACATGTGGGGATCCTGTCTCCCCGACCTCTGACCTCTGTGTCCATTTCCCAGGCTCACCTCCCCAGGATTGCACAGTGCAGAACCTCATCAGGATGGGCGTGGCTGGCCTGGTCCTGCTGGTCCTCAGGATCCTGCTGTTTCAGGCTCAGGACAGCCAGAGAGGGACCCGAGATGCAGCCAGGAGGTGAGCAGGAGAGAACAGGGCACACTCAGAGGGCAGAGCTGGGAGAGGAAGGACCCTCAGGAGTCTGAAGGCCACCTGGACAGGTGGGGCTGCACCTGAGACTGTCCTGGCAGCAGAGGTGACTGGGTGCAGGACCAGCTGGGTGCTGGCTGCAGAGCCTTCCCCACCATGCTGTGCGCACCCAGGGCTGGCCCAGTGCTCTCTGCAGCCCTCCATGTGCCAGTCCCCACTCGGAGCTGTCCGTGAAGCTGTGCCCACAGTGTAACGAGTGCTGGTCCTGTGGACATGACTGTGAGAAAGTCACATTAAAACCCTGAGCGTCCTGCCCACCTGGTCTCTTCGTGGTCCTGCAGACCTGTGTCCGTCCCTCTGCAGGTGGGCTGGTGGCCATCGTCATCCTGGATTCCTGCACCTGAGCTCAGGTGCTCAGTGGCTCTCCTGCCTGGTCCTGGGCGGCGTCTCTGAGGTCCTGAGTCTGGGGTCTGGTCTGATGGTAACTGGGGACCCCCTGTCACTGTCCTCCCTCTGGGTCTCTGtgtcccctttctcctcctggtGCTCCAGGTGCAGAGGTGACCCCTGTGTCCCTTGGTCCTGAGGCTCTGACCTTGCAGTCCTGGTTCTTTTCCAGTCTTGAGGTTTCCACTGCTGCAACCTCCAGCTGAGAGCTGCCCTCCTGGTGCCATCCCGAGCACCCCTGAGGCCCTCCCCGTGTCCTGCCAGCCCTTCCGGCCTCTGGTGGCCCTCTAAGTCTCTTCCTGGGACACCCGTCTATTCTGAGAGCTGCTCCCTGTCAGCAGAGCCCC from Urocitellus parryii isolate mUroPar1 chromosome 15, mUroPar1.hap1, whole genome shotgun sequence includes:
- the LOC144250337 gene encoding leukocyte immunoglobulin-like receptor subfamily A member 6 isoform X5, producing MTPTLTALLCLGLTLGPGTRGQAGTLPKPTLWAEPGSVIARGRSVTIWCEGPLEAQEFRLDKEGFSVPWDRQRPLEPGNMTKFSIPSMTEYHAGRYQCLYLSPAGWSEPSDPLELVVTGSYSKPRLSALPSPVVTSGGKVTLQCGSGQGYDRFVLTKEGGHHLTWTLDSQRHPSGQVQALFPVGPVTPSHRWTFTCYGYYRSKPQVWSVPSDTLELLVSGVSRKPSLLTQQGPVLAPGETLTLQCHSDVTYDRFTLSKEGAQDLPQRPAQQPQAGLSQADFLLGPVSSSYGGRYRCYSGHSLSSEWSAPSDPLDILVSGQLPVTPSLSVQPGPTVSSGENVTLLCQSQIKMDTFLLCKEGAADPPLRLRAEYRAPWYQAEFSMRAVTPALGGTYRCYGSHSSYPYLLSWPSAPLDLVVSGPSGGPSPPPSRPRSPAGGPEDQPLTPSDPGPQSGE
- the LOC144250337 gene encoding leukocyte immunoglobulin-like receptor subfamily A member 6 isoform X3 is translated as MTPTLTALLCLGLTLGPGTRGQAGTLPKPTLWAEPGSVIARGRSVTIWCEGPLEAQEFRLDKEGFSVPWDRQRPLEPGNMTKFSIPSMTEYHAGRYQCLYLSPAGWSEPSDPLELVVTGSYSKPRLSALPSPVVTSGGKVTLQCGSGQGYDRFVLTKEGGHHLTWTLDSQRHPSGQVQALFPVGPVTPSHRWTFTCYGYYRSKPQVWSVPSDTLELLVSGVSRKPSLLTQQGPVLAPGETLTLQCHSDVTYDRFTLSKEGAQDLPQRPAQQPQAGLSQADFLLGPVSSSYGGRYRCYSGHSLSSEWSAPSDPLDILVSGQLPVTPSLSVQPGPTVSSGENVTLLCQSQIKMDTFLLCKEGAADPPLRLRAEYRAPWYQAEFSMRAVTPALGGTYRCYGSHSSYPYLLSWPSAPLDLVVSGATETISPAQSSSYSSSPPQDCTVQNLIRMGVAGLVLLVLRILLFQAQDSQRGTRDAARR
- the LOC144250337 gene encoding leukocyte immunoglobulin-like receptor subfamily A member 6 isoform X1, which translates into the protein MTPTLTALLCLGLTLGPGTRGQAGTLPKPTLWAEPGSVIARGRSVTIWCEGPLEAQEFRLDKEGFSVPWDRQRPLEPGNMTKFSIPSMTEYHAGRYQCLYLSPAGWSEPSDPLELVVTGSYSKPRLSALPSPVVTSGGKVTLQCGSGQGYDRFVLTKEGGHHLTWTLDSQRHPSGQVQALFPVGPVTPSHRWTFTCYGYYRSKPQVWSVPSDTLELLVSGVSRKPSLLTQQGPVLAPGETLTLQCHSDVTYDRFTLSKEGAQDLPQRPAQQPQAGLSQADFLLGPVSSSYGGRYRCYSGHSLSSEWSAPSDPLDILVSGQLPVTPSLSVQPGPTVSSGENVTLLCQSQIKMDTFLLCKEGAADPPLRLRAEYRAPWYQAEFSMRAVTPALGGTYRCYGSHSSYPYLLSWPSAPLDLVVSGATETISPAQSSSYSSSGESGGFSALGLDSEGSPPQDCTVQNLIRMGVAGLVLLVLRILLFQAQDSQRGTRDAARR
- the LOC144250337 gene encoding leukocyte immunoglobulin-like receptor subfamily A member 6 isoform X2, with product MTPTLTALLCLGLTLGPGTRGQAGTLPKPTLWAEPGSVIARGRSVTIWCEGPLEAQEFRLDKEGFSVPWDRQRPLEPGNMTKFSIPSMTEYHAGRYQCLYLSPAGWSEPSDPLELVVTGSYSKPRLSALPSPVVTSGGKVTLQCGSGQGYDRFVLTKEGGHHLTWTLDSQRHPSGQVQALFPVGPVTPSHRWTFTCYGYYRSKPQVWSVPSDTLELLVSGVSRKPSLLTQQGPVLAPGETLTLQCHSDVTYDRFTLSKEGAQDLPQRPAQQPQAGLSQADFLLGPVSSSYGGRYRCYSGHSLSSEWSAPSDPLDILVSGQLPVTPSLSVQPGPTVSSGENVTLLCQSQIKMDTFLLCKEGAADPPLRLRAEYRAPWYQAEFSMRAVTPALGGTYRCYGSHSSYPYLLSWPSAPLDLVVSGPSGGPSPPPSRPRSPAGSPPQDCTVQNLIRMGVAGLVLLVLRILLFQAQDSQRGTRDAARR
- the LOC144250337 gene encoding leukocyte immunoglobulin-like receptor subfamily A member 6 isoform X6, translated to MTPTLTALLCLGLTLGPGTRGQAGTLPKPTLWAEPGSVIARGRSVTIWCEGPLEAQEFRLDKEGFSVPWDRQRPLEPGNMTKFSIPSMTEYHAGRYQCLYLSPAGWSEPSDPLELVVTGSYSKPRLSALPSPVVTSGGKVTLQCGSGQGYDRFVLTKEGGHHLTWTLDSQRHPSGQVQALFPVGPVTPSHRWTFTCYGYYRSKPQVWSVPSDTLELLVSGVSRKPSLLTQQGPVLAPGETLTLQCHSDVTYDRFTLSKEGAQDLPQRPAQQPQAGLSQADFLLGPVSSSYGGRYRCYSGHSLSSEWSAPSDPLDILVSGQLPVTPSLSVQPGPTVSSGENVTLLCQSQIKMDTFLLCKEGAADPPLRLRAEYRAPWYQAEFSMRAVTPALGGTYRCYGSHSSYPYLLSWPSAPLDLVVSGPSGGPSPPPSRPRSPAGPEDQPLTPSDPGPQSGE
- the LOC144250337 gene encoding leukocyte immunoglobulin-like receptor subfamily A member 6 isoform X4 — protein: MTPTLTALLCLGLTLGPGTRGQAGTLPKPTLWAEPGSVIARGRSVTIWCEGPLEAQEFRLDKEGFSVPWDRQRPLEPGNMTKFSIPSMTEYHAGRYQCLYLSPAGWSEPSDPLELVVTGSYSKPRLSALPSPVVTSGGKVTLQCGSGQGYDRFVLTKEGGHHLTWTLDSQRHPSGQVQALFPVGPVTPSHRWTFTCYGYYRSKPQVWSVPSDTLELLVSGVSRKPSLLTQQGPVLAPGETLTLQCHSDVTYDRFTLSKEGAQDLPQRPAQQPQAGLSQADFLLGPVSSSYGGRYRCYSGHSLSSEWSAPSDPLDILVSGQLPVTPSLSVQPGPTVSSGENVTLLCQSQIKMDTFLLCKEGAADPPLRLRAEYRAPWYQAEFSMRAVTPALGGTYRCYGSHSSYPYLLSWPSAPLDLVVSGSPPQDCTVQNLIRMGVAGLVLLVLRILLFQAQDSQRGTRDAARR